A portion of the Glycine max cultivar Williams 82 chromosome 10, Glycine_max_v4.0, whole genome shotgun sequence genome contains these proteins:
- the LOC100777023 gene encoding myosin-1B, which produces MSSVEAYYENGKQLKDGKGKRKICNLSGHNRDKFQERLDFKFYDFQALEIEKGWNNLFVSIISIETGETIAKSGKAAVQNGECHWEDSMLSTIWISDDSLQDNEGFLLKLVVAMGSARFGTLGEATINLASYIRPETSTASLPLRQHCSHGTILQVKIQCLTPRSKYRKDANSYVDEMSVCSDDVDSISDVSDNTFSRTSGSSHWDHLENIYYRRELSSKRISPLATCSDHEIESSLSFWIGMSPQQSNVSGLKKNMNERQDSTYSKNGPYPLYDTSRSTYSSPVRSISGTRMQGKMEELGKVSNASETKLTRSVSSSKDLLGVAQVTIDLLHGEAKMWEENARKLMVDVERLRKHLSKKSKNKKELEMELSASHKESDALKEEIQRLTSMVKQNDSRNLKFQIEEMDNTIRELQDEVKYQRGLNRDLELKLTKQQESKIDLVSILQKLQKINEKQKMEMADLSMNSLRFQDAEINSRVLEDSEEEDFSLSKEVLPEKMRKEFCHSDADLGTYENAIRCLHEGIELQEFRNWELEHQLMQEKQKNMESTIQFLKKTLEEKDQEMQTARCFVTQTLEENEAKWRNRQFDKGKQITNFENKLSDGVYAFGNEILALTQRVQDLEAEFCEKHRESRKDLIISGSFSSNFPLFDSDTNINITEVFLELYKQLKLSVENLRGQDPLLGQMTLNQNESCFSVSELSKDAGKIDLKELTEAILCNIIILKKSLETKATSFEYDINSQDELDGRRIRVDNAFQNEVRDCSLKENIFCISSQELKNVNAKFVSDFPPPTKNQQQVESEETNKLKSDNMIGKEKSCPRYSKLELETEAAYLQSKISSNCSIDFPNDMKFHDLTEDSQTLMSKDVVRNLSFESSDDEDNALFGLKAENVQLYERMLGLEAEMRQLIEEKESTHLARENYENVVKNLQAEIRRMEALNEAQKVELKRKEESMQKKWIEVQEECSFLRVANLELQATNGNLIEESKTFQTTNDELRMQNLELHCQCTVLDSKLGESQIVFSGMLKLVEELECKFTSMLEDIALKEKTIDVDLDALLEESRKLDERFTMEENFLTHMYLEKTAEAGNLQKEVEDLRDQISGICDRHKRMASNIVLEVYDLCADKAMLESALQEEQEKARLYNTELDNLGAEYEVMVQNYAEELAASRANQETLMVNHEKVVVLLENVKLNDEKLKGRVRGLEAELKASELERLKATEEISELEVQLQKTEMLQDEIFILKRSLYEAEFEFRRLEASYQMLSLECDELKAKNVSYNRRISTTEKVTSELEDCKRSKIELEEKNLRLQWNLTIKEASCHNNAQLKYEVATNG; this is translated from the exons ATGTCAAG TGTTGAAGCCTATTATGAGAACGGGAAACAATTGAAGGATGGAAAAGGAAAGAGGAAAATATGCAATTTGAGTGGGCATAACAGAGATAAATTCCAGGAGAGATTGGATTTCAAATTCTATGATTTCCAAGCTCTGGAG ATAGAAAAAGGGTGGAAcaatctttttgtttccattattAGTATAGAAACAGGGGAAACCATAGCTAAGTCTGGCAAAGCAGCAGTACAAAATGGAGAGTGTCATTGGGAAGACTCCATGCTAAGTACTATATGGATTTCTGATGATTCTCTACAAGATAATGAAGGCTTCCTCCTTAAGCTTGTTGTTGCCATG GGATCTGCCAGGTTTGGGACCCTTGGGGAGGCTACCATTAATTTAGCAAGTTACATTAGACCAGAAACTTCTACTGCATCATTGCCTTTGAGACAACATTGTTCCCATGGGACAATCTTACAA gTTAAAATACAGTGCTTGACCCCAAGAAGCAAATACAG GAAGGATGCAAATTCATATGTGGACGAAATGAGTGTTTGCTCTGATGATGTGGACAGCATATCCGATGTATCTGACAATACATTCAGCAGGACTAGTGGATCTTCACATTGGGAccatttagaaaatatatattatcgaAGAGAACTTAGCAGTAAG AGAATAAGTCCACTTGCAACATGTTCAGATCACGAAATTGAGAGTTCCTTGTCCTTTTGGATTGGGATGTCTCCCCAACAAAGTAATGTCAGTGGATTGAAGAAGAATATGAATGAGAGACAAGATTCAACTTACTCTAAAAATGGCCCCTATCCACTCTATGATACCTCCAGATCAACATATTCATCCCCAGTAAGGTCAATTTCTGGGACACGGATGCAAGGTAAAATGGAAGAGCTTGGGAAAGTTTCAAATGCCAGTGAGACAAAGTTGACAAGGAGTGTTAGTTCATCTAAAGATCTCTTGGGTGTAGCACAAGTAACCATTGATTTACTTCATGGTGAAGCAAAGATGTGGGAAGAAAATGCTAGAAAGCTGATGGTTGATGTGGAGAGACTGCGGAAGCATTTAAGCAAGaagtcaaagaataaaaaagaacttGAAATGGAGTTGTCAGCATCACACAAAGAGAGCGATGCACTGAAGGAAGAAATTCAGCGGCTAACCTCAATGGTGAAACAAAATGACAGCAGAAATCTTAAGTTCCAGATAGAAGAGATGGATAATACAATAAGGGAGTTGCAAGATGAGGTCAAGTATCAGAGAGGACTTAATCGTGACTTGGAGTTGAAGCTAACGAAACAACAGGAATCAAAGATTGATCTTGTTTCCATTCTCCAGAAACTACAGAAGATAAATGAAAAGCAGAAAATGGAGATGGCTGATCTATCAATGAATAGCTTGCGGTTTCAAGATGCTGAAATTAATAGCCGTGTGCTCGAAGACAGCGAGGAAGAGGATTTTAGTTTGAGCAAGGAAGTCCTACCAGAGAAAATGAGAAAGGAGTTTTGTCATTCAGATGCTGATCTTGGTACTTATGAAAATGCAATAAGATGCCTGCATGAAGGGATTGAACTACAGGAATTCCGGAACTGGGAGCTTGAGCACCAACTTATGcaggagaaacaaaaaaatatggaaaGTACTATCCAGTTTCTGAAGAAAACTCTGGAAGAGAAAGATCAAGAGATGCAAACAGCAAGATGTTTTGTGACTCAAACATTAGAAGAAAATGAGGCAAAATGGAGGAATAGGCAGTTTGACAAAGGGAAACAAATCACCAACTTTGAAAACAAGTTATCCGATGGTGTTTATGCTTTTGGCAATGAAATCTTAGCTTTAACACAAAGGGTGCAAGATCTTGAAGCTGAATTTTGTGAGAAGCATAGAGAGTCCAGAAAGGATCTGATCATTTCTGGTtccttttcttctaattttcctCTGTTTGACTCTGATACTAATATCAACATCACTGAAGTGTTCCTTGAGTTATATAAGCAGCTTAAGCTTTCAGTAGAGAATCTGAGGGGTCAAGATCCTCTTTTGGGTCAAATGACATTAAACCAAAATGAGAGTTGTTTCAGTGTATCAGAGCTCTCAAAAGATGCAGGTAAAATAGATTTGAAGGAATTGACTGAGGCAATCCTGTGTAACATTATCATCTTGAAGAAGTCACTTGAAACAAAAGCTACTTCCTTTGAGTATGACATTAATTCTCAAGATGAGTTGGACGGGAGAAGAATCAGAGTTGATAATGCATTTCAGAATGAAGTAAGAGATTGCAGTCTAAAGGAAAATATATTCTGCATTTCCAGTCAGGAATTGAAAAATGTAAATGCAAAATTTGTATCTGATTTTCCGCCACCAACTAAAAATCAACAACAGGTTGAATCTGAAGAGACCAACAAGCTGAAATCTGACAATATGATAGGGAAGGAGAAATCCTGTCCAAGGTATTCCAAGCTAGAACTGGAAACTGAAGCTGCTTATCTGCAATccaaaatttcttcaaattgttCAATTGATTTTCCAAATGACATGAAGTTTCATGATTTGACAGAGGATTCCCAGACTCTAATGAGCAAAGATGTTGTGAGGAATTTATCATTTGAAAGTTCTGATGATGAAGACAATGCTTTGTTTGGACTAAAAGCAGAAAATGTACAGTTGTATGAAAGAATGCTTGGCTTAGAAGCTGAAATGAGGCAATTGATTGAAGAAAAGGAGTCAACTCATTTAGCACGGGAGAATTATGAAAATGTTGTAAAAAATCTCCAGGCTGAGATCAGGAGAATGGAAGCATTAAACGAGGCACAAAAGGTTGAGTTGAAAAGAAAGGAGGAGAGCATGCAGAAAAAATGGATAGAGGTTCAAGAAGAGTGCAGCTTTCTGAGAGTAGCCAACTTGGAATTACAAGCTACAAATGGAAATTTGATTGAAGAATCTAAAACTTTTCAAACAACAAATGATGAGTTAAGAATGCAAAACTTGGAGTTGCATTGCCAATGTACAGTATTGGATTCTAAACTGGGGGAATCACAAATTGTATTTTCTGGTATGTTGAAACTAGTTGAAGAATTGGAATGCAAATTTACTTCAATGCTGGAAGATATTGCTTTGAAAGAAAAAACCATAGATGTAGACCTAGATGCCCTTCTTGAGGAAAGCAGAAAGCTAGATGAAAGGTTCACTATGGAAGAGAATTTTTTAACACACATGTATTTGGAAAAAACAGCTGAAGCAGGTAACTTGCAGAAGGAGGTTGAAGATCTAAGAGATCAGATATCTGGCATCTGCGATAGACACAAGAGGATGGCTTCTAATATTGTACTTGAGGTCTATGACTTATGTGCTGATAAAGCCATGCTTGAATCTGCTCTTCAAGAAGAACAGGAGAAAGCAAGGCTATACAACACCGAGCTTGATAATCTTGGAGCAGAATACGAAGTCATGGTGCAAAATTATGCTGAAGAGCTAGCTGCTTCCAGGGCAAACCAAGAAACTCTGATGGTTAATCATGAAAAAGTAGTTGTTTTGTTGGAAAACGTCAAATTAAATGACGAGAAATTGAAGGGCAGAGTTAGAGGGCTCGAGGCAGAACTGAAAGCCTCTGAACTTGAGAGGCTAAAAGCAACAGAAGAAATTTCTGAGCTAGAAGTCCAACTTCAGAAAACAGAAATGCTTCAAGATGAAATCTTTATCCTCAAGAGATCACTGTATGAAGCAGAATTTGAATTCAGAAGACTGGAAGCTTCATATCAGATGCTATCCTTAGAGTGTGATGAGCTGAAAGCTAAGAATGTATCTTACAATCGAAGAATCTCAACAACTGAGAAAGTTACATCAGAGCTGGAGGACTGCAAGCGTAGTAAAATTGAGCTTGAGGAAAAAAATTTACGGCTGCAATGGAATCTAACCATAAAAGAAGCTTCTTGTCACAATAATGCTCAGTTAAAGTATGAAGTTGCCACAAATGGA